Part of the Flavobacteriales bacterium genome, TTGATACGGAAGAAAGTGATGTAGAGATTGAAAAGTCTAACGTTATAATGGTTGGTGAAACAGGTACTGGAAAAACATTACTTGCCAAAACAATCGCGAAAATGTTAAATGTTCCATTTTGCGTGGCGGATGCAACAGTTCTTACAGAAGCTGGCTATGTTGGGGAAGATGTGGAAAGTATAATTTCAAGACTTCTGCAAACTGCCGATTACGATGTAAAGTCTGCCGAGAAGGGCATCATATTTATTGATGAGATTGATAAGATTGCTAGAAAAGGAGATAATGCATCCATCACTCGTGATGTTTCTGGTGAAGGAGTTCAGCAAGCTTTGTTAAAGCTTCTAGAGGGCTCTGTAGTTAATGTTTCTCCCCAAGGCGGAAGAAAGCACCCAGAACAAAAATTAATAGCTGTAGATACTAAAAATGTATTATTTATCTGTGGAGGTGCCTTTGACAGTATCGATAAGATAATTCAAAAACGTTTAAGGGTTAAAGCTATTGGTTATGATACTTCCAACGATATTGAAAAATATGATGAAGAAGAAATTCTTCAGTATGTATCACCACAGGATTTAAAAGGATTTGGTTTGATTCCGGAACTTATAGGAAGGTTATCTGTTCTAACATATCTTAGGCCATTAGATGAATTTGCGTTAAGAAGAATTTTAACAGAACCTAATAATTCATTGATTAAGCAGTACATAAAGCTTTTTGAGATGGATGGTATTAAACTCTCTATTGATAAAAATGTATTGGATCTTGTTGTTGAGAAAGCATTAGAATTTAAATTGG contains:
- the clpX gene encoding ATP-dependent Clp protease ATP-binding subunit ClpX, giving the protein MSESEKVKCSFCGRNKQDTDVLIAGITGHICDSCVVQAQNIIKEEKPESTSDTNVGELRLLKPADIKKHIDEYVIGQEEAKKVLSVAVYNHYKRIAQEVDTEESDVEIEKSNVIMVGETGTGKTLLAKTIAKMLNVPFCVADATVLTEAGYVGEDVESIISRLLQTADYDVKSAEKGIIFIDEIDKIARKGDNASITRDVSGEGVQQALLKLLEGSVVNVSPQGGRKHPEQKLIAVDTKNVLFICGGAFDSIDKIIQKRLRVKAIGYDTSNDIEKYDEEEILQYVSPQDLKGFGLIPELIGRLSVLTYLRPLDEFALRRILTEPNNSLIKQYIKLFEMDGIKLSIDKNVLDLVVEKALEFKLGARGLRSICEAILLDAMFDSPSDSKVKELKITLRYAQEKLNKVSVNKLKVA